The following proteins come from a genomic window of Paramicrobacterium humi:
- a CDS encoding ABC transporter ATP-binding protein, which yields MPDPLLRIADVSIRHDERETFTPHGASFDVAPGEVVLLLGPSGCGKSTLALAVNGLVPHVISAELSGSVTTVGLPARDTPVARLAEHVAMVFQDPDAQVVTGTVLDEVCFALENMLLSVEEVLARAEEALRVVGLWSRRDDSPDILSGGARQRLAIACALAMRTPLLVLDEPTANLDPAGSDEVYAVLRRLVAGGEHGIVLIEHDVDAALGIVDRVVVLDRDGRTAFDGTPREVLAGHADEIAALGVWLPVATAAAMRLRGAGIRIDSLPVTAGELADALSGGELPPLPAPPPAPVLGAPVITVRDLTIRRGGHTLLDHVSLEVRTGEFLAIVGGNGAGKTTLLQAMAGVSSPPRRRVSIAGLDAATGDVRALARRVGFVFQNPEHQFVTNSVQDELAHGLRIHGDESGARLDEAQIEARVEEVLRRFGLAELRDVHPFLLSGGQKRRLSVGTALIVGAPVLALDEPTFGQDRERANELMALLSNLHAHGSTVIIVTHDMQLVAEYATRMIVMADGRIAASGPPGEIFDDERMLRRAGLRTPPLADAMRALPDPRWRGVHRLGQLPGGDQ from the coding sequence ATGCCGGACCCCCTGCTGCGCATCGCCGACGTCAGCATCCGCCACGACGAACGCGAGACGTTCACTCCGCACGGCGCGAGCTTCGACGTCGCGCCCGGCGAGGTCGTGCTGCTGCTCGGCCCGTCGGGCTGCGGCAAATCCACTCTCGCCCTCGCCGTCAACGGGCTCGTCCCGCACGTCATCTCGGCTGAGCTGAGCGGCAGCGTGACGACAGTCGGGCTGCCTGCGCGGGACACGCCCGTCGCGCGACTCGCGGAGCACGTCGCCATGGTGTTCCAGGATCCCGATGCGCAAGTGGTGACGGGAACCGTGCTCGACGAAGTGTGCTTCGCGCTCGAGAACATGCTGCTGTCCGTCGAGGAGGTGCTCGCTCGCGCGGAGGAGGCGCTGCGGGTCGTCGGCCTGTGGTCGCGCCGCGACGACTCGCCCGACATCCTCTCGGGCGGCGCCCGCCAGCGGCTGGCCATCGCGTGCGCCCTCGCGATGCGCACGCCGCTGCTCGTTCTCGACGAGCCGACGGCGAACCTCGACCCCGCGGGAAGCGACGAAGTGTACGCGGTGCTCCGCCGGCTCGTCGCCGGCGGCGAGCACGGCATCGTGCTCATCGAGCACGACGTCGACGCGGCCCTCGGCATCGTGGACCGCGTCGTGGTTCTCGATCGCGACGGGCGGACGGCGTTCGACGGAACACCGCGGGAGGTTCTCGCGGGCCACGCCGACGAGATCGCGGCGCTCGGGGTGTGGCTTCCCGTCGCGACGGCCGCCGCGATGCGGCTGCGCGGCGCCGGCATCCGCATCGACTCCCTCCCGGTGACCGCAGGCGAGCTCGCCGACGCGCTTTCCGGAGGCGAGCTGCCGCCGCTGCCCGCGCCGCCGCCCGCCCCCGTGCTCGGCGCGCCGGTGATCACCGTGCGCGACCTGACGATCCGGCGCGGCGGTCACACGCTTCTCGATCACGTGTCGCTTGAGGTGCGCACGGGTGAGTTCCTCGCCATCGTCGGCGGCAACGGGGCCGGGAAGACGACGCTCCTGCAGGCCATGGCGGGCGTGAGCTCCCCGCCGAGACGGCGGGTGAGCATCGCGGGACTGGATGCGGCGACGGGAGACGTGCGCGCGCTCGCCCGCCGGGTCGGCTTCGTCTTCCAGAACCCCGAGCACCAGTTCGTGACGAATTCCGTGCAGGACGAGCTCGCCCACGGCCTCCGCATCCACGGCGACGAGTCGGGCGCCCGGCTCGATGAGGCGCAGATCGAGGCTCGCGTGGAGGAAGTGCTGCGCCGCTTCGGGCTCGCCGAACTGCGCGACGTGCACCCGTTCCTGCTCTCGGGCGGCCAGAAGCGCCGGCTGTCGGTCGGCACGGCCCTCATCGTCGGAGCGCCCGTACTCGCGCTCGACGAGCCGACGTTCGGCCAGGACCGCGAGCGCGCCAACGAGCTCATGGCCCTGCTCTCGAATCTGCACGCGCACGGCTCGACAGTCATCATCGTCACGCACGACATGCAGCTCGTCGCGGAGTACGCGACGCGCATGATCGTGATGGCGGACGGGAGGATCGCGGCATCCGGCCCACCGGGCGAGATCTTCGACGACGAGCGGATGCTGCGACGCGCTGGACTGCGGACGCCGCCGCTCGCCGACGCCATGCGCGCGCTTCCCGACCCCCGCTGGCGCGGTGTCCACCGGCTCGGCCAGCTGCCGGGCGGTGATCAATGA
- a CDS encoding ECF transporter S component: MFSTRLLMTCAAIGVGSGLVFTAAGFVNGIVAATVPVLYGLAIGVYFLPGVIAQSLLRRGGVAIITGLIAGLVASAVNPAFVMQYIGTAVAIGLLQEVPFAVTKYRYWKAWVFYLAAVVMGLVFGAGVFIGVGLEHFAGWVNIVYFGTFVLSPVLFTWIGRLIAAGIDRTGVARGVQKEIDRRRNAPHTAAMTAA; this comes from the coding sequence ATGTTCAGCACCCGCCTTCTGATGACCTGCGCCGCGATCGGCGTCGGCAGCGGACTCGTCTTCACCGCCGCCGGCTTCGTGAACGGCATCGTCGCGGCGACGGTGCCCGTTCTCTACGGCCTCGCGATCGGGGTGTACTTCCTGCCGGGCGTCATCGCGCAGTCGCTGCTGCGCCGCGGCGGCGTCGCCATCATCACAGGGCTCATCGCGGGGCTCGTCGCCTCGGCGGTGAACCCCGCGTTCGTCATGCAGTACATCGGCACGGCCGTGGCGATCGGGCTGCTGCAGGAAGTGCCGTTCGCCGTGACGAAGTACCGGTACTGGAAGGCGTGGGTGTTCTATCTCGCCGCCGTCGTGATGGGACTCGTCTTCGGCGCCGGCGTCTTCATCGGCGTGGGGCTCGAGCACTTCGCCGGCTGGGTCAACATCGTGTACTTCGGCACGTTCGTGCTCAGCCCCGTGCTGTTCACCTGGATCGGCCGGCTCATCGCGGCGGGCATCGACCGCACGGGCGTCGCGCGCGGCGTGCAGAAGGAGATCGACCGGCGCCGGAACGCCCCGCACACGGCCGCGATGACCGCGGCCTGA
- a CDS encoding pirin family protein, with amino-acid sequence MTRFDTPTEESLVRELATPGPATLLLEAREVPLGGIRGITVHRSLPQRALPMVGAWCFLDYFDEEGTPMRVLPHPHIGLQTVTWPLQGRIRHRDAVGSDVVIEPGQLNIMTSGYAIAHSEFSVHEDDTSLRGIQLWVVLPQDAAEGEPFFEQHADLPVWTTEGARARVVVGAIEDVTSPARVFSPLVGAEIELDAGADVRLPVQRSFEHAVLVLDGAVEVAGVHVEPGPLLYVGDGCDTIAIASEAPARLLLIGGEPFGEELIMWWNFVGRSHEEIVHARDDWEAERTRFGPVAGHAERIPAPPLPNVRLTPRRRRP; translated from the coding sequence GTGACCAGGTTCGACACGCCGACCGAGGAATCGCTCGTGCGCGAGCTCGCGACGCCTGGCCCTGCGACGCTGCTGCTGGAAGCGCGGGAGGTTCCCCTTGGCGGCATCCGGGGCATCACCGTCCACCGCTCGCTGCCGCAGCGCGCCCTGCCGATGGTGGGGGCGTGGTGCTTCCTCGACTACTTCGACGAAGAGGGCACGCCCATGCGCGTGCTGCCGCACCCGCACATCGGCCTGCAGACGGTGACCTGGCCGCTGCAGGGGCGCATCCGGCACCGCGACGCCGTCGGCAGCGACGTCGTGATCGAGCCGGGGCAGCTGAACATCATGACGAGCGGCTACGCCATCGCGCACTCCGAGTTCTCCGTGCACGAGGACGACACTTCGCTGCGCGGCATCCAGCTGTGGGTCGTCCTGCCGCAGGACGCGGCCGAGGGTGAGCCGTTCTTCGAGCAGCACGCCGACCTTCCCGTGTGGACGACCGAGGGAGCGCGGGCTCGCGTCGTCGTCGGGGCGATCGAGGATGTCACGTCGCCCGCGCGCGTGTTCTCCCCGCTCGTGGGAGCGGAGATCGAACTGGATGCCGGAGCAGACGTTCGCCTGCCGGTGCAGCGCTCCTTCGAGCACGCGGTTCTCGTTCTCGACGGCGCGGTGGAGGTCGCCGGGGTGCACGTCGAACCGGGGCCGCTGCTGTACGTCGGGGACGGCTGTGACACGATCGCGATCGCGAGCGAGGCTCCCGCGCGGCTGCTGCTCATCGGCGGCGAGCCGTTCGGCGAGGAGCTCATCATGTGGTGGAACTTCGTCGGCCGCAGCCATGAGGAGATCGTGCACGCGCGCGACGACTGGGAGGCCGAGCGCACGAGGTTCGGGCCCGTCGCGGGGCACGCGGAGCGCATCCCGGCACCGCCGCTGCCGAACGTGCGGCTCACGCCGAGGCGGCGGCGCCCATAG
- a CDS encoding GNAT family N-acetyltransferase → MAEDETRVVRNDAEGRYELWLGDTLAGRAEFELQDAGTAFTHTEVDPAFEGQGLGSVLARGALEDAASRDEIIVPYCPFIRAYVKRHHEFDAHVLLPTPKHERREQ, encoded by the coding sequence ATGGCGGAGGACGAGACGCGGGTCGTGCGCAACGACGCCGAAGGGCGCTACGAGCTCTGGCTGGGCGACACGCTCGCCGGGCGCGCCGAGTTCGAGCTTCAGGATGCCGGGACGGCGTTCACCCACACGGAGGTCGACCCGGCGTTCGAGGGGCAGGGCCTCGGCAGCGTGCTCGCCCGCGGCGCGCTCGAGGACGCCGCGTCGCGCGACGAGATCATCGTGCCGTACTGCCCGTTCATCCGCGCGTACGTGAAGCGACACCACGAGTTCGACGCGCACGTGCTGCTGCCGACGCCCAAGCACGAGCGGCGCGAGCAGTGA
- a CDS encoding YcnI family copper-binding membrane protein, protein MKRTTTRTMLVGGLAGAALAIAVPLSASAHIHVDPSSAAAGSSSVLTFSIGHGCDGSPTTAVDVTIPDEVMSVKPVAHAGWTITTTTEAVKDGVVDANGDPVSERTSHVVYTADTPLPDSQLDLLSLQVAVPGDAEGETLAFPIEQSCEQGSTAWDQVAKKGEAEPEHPAPTLTVGAASADGHGTADTPEQADAAATADSDDVLARSLGIAGLVLGAVALIVAVAKGGGKRVAKEKK, encoded by the coding sequence ATGAAACGCACCACCACCCGCACCATGCTCGTCGGCGGCCTCGCCGGCGCCGCACTCGCCATCGCCGTGCCGCTCTCGGCCAGCGCCCACATCCACGTCGACCCGTCGAGCGCCGCCGCCGGGTCGAGCTCCGTGCTCACCTTCTCGATCGGTCACGGCTGCGACGGCTCGCCGACCACCGCCGTCGACGTGACCATCCCCGACGAGGTCATGTCGGTCAAGCCCGTCGCCCACGCCGGCTGGACCATCACGACGACGACCGAGGCCGTCAAGGACGGCGTCGTCGACGCGAACGGGGATCCCGTGAGCGAGCGCACGAGCCACGTCGTCTACACCGCCGACACGCCGCTGCCCGACAGCCAGCTTGACCTGCTGTCGCTGCAGGTCGCCGTGCCCGGCGACGCCGAGGGCGAGACTCTCGCGTTCCCCATCGAGCAGTCCTGCGAGCAGGGCAGCACCGCGTGGGATCAGGTCGCGAAGAAGGGCGAGGCGGAGCCCGAGCACCCGGCCCCCACGCTCACCGTCGGCGCCGCCTCTGCCGACGGCCACGGCACGGCGGACACGCCTGAGCAGGCGGATGCCGCGGCCACCGCGGACAGCGACGACGTCCTCGCCCGCAGTCTCGGCATCGCTGGCCTCGTCCTCGGCGCCGTCGCTCTCATCGTCGCCGTCGCGAAGGGCGGCGGGAAGCGAGTAGCGAAGGAGAAGAAGTGA
- a CDS encoding copper resistance CopC family protein: MTRTLVRRRVRRGGVAVVALALAAALGLAAPALAHTQVAPAAPEPGSTVTEGPVTVAITTTDPVLEAGQRSIVLRGPDGSEQYFGDGCATVTNSTTVSAQITPGQPGTYTVIWTLVALDGHVQSSEDFAPFTFTWQPADGQQTATGQSAVPTCGEAAATQKPTQEKADEKAPVLNEHGWGDLGWIIGGVAIVFVAAVIVIMLLVRRSLTNEDDED, encoded by the coding sequence ATGACACGAACGCTCGTGCGCAGGCGCGTGCGCCGCGGCGGCGTTGCCGTCGTCGCGCTCGCGCTCGCCGCCGCGCTCGGCCTCGCCGCGCCCGCCCTTGCGCACACGCAAGTGGCGCCTGCGGCTCCCGAGCCGGGCTCGACAGTGACCGAGGGCCCCGTCACCGTCGCCATCACGACGACAGACCCCGTGCTCGAGGCCGGGCAGCGCAGCATCGTGCTGCGCGGCCCGGACGGCTCGGAGCAGTACTTCGGCGACGGCTGTGCGACAGTGACGAACAGCACGACGGTCTCCGCGCAGATCACGCCCGGGCAGCCGGGCACGTACACGGTCATCTGGACGCTCGTCGCTCTCGACGGGCACGTGCAGAGCTCGGAGGACTTCGCGCCGTTCACGTTCACATGGCAGCCGGCCGACGGGCAGCAGACGGCGACCGGGCAGAGCGCCGTGCCGACGTGCGGCGAGGCCGCCGCGACGCAGAAGCCGACGCAGGAGAAGGCGGACGAGAAGGCGCCCGTGCTGAACGAGCACGGCTGGGGCGACCTCGGCTGGATCATCGGCGGCGTCGCCATCGTCTTCGTCGCAGCGGTCATCGTGATCATGCTCCTCGTGCGGCGAAGCCTCACGAACGAGGACGACGAGGACTAG
- the recQ gene encoding DNA helicase RecQ, producing MSVRGATVGEMTSPAADSPLDVLQRVFGYDAFRGQQAEIVEHVADGGDAVVLMPTGGGKSLCYQIPALLREGTGIVVSPLIALMHDQVEALRAVGVRAAYLNSTQSPGERADVERAYLAGELDLLYVAPERLSSEQTKRFLGGGRIALFAIDEAHCVSQWGHDFRPDYLALSELAERWPDVPRIALTATATEATHAEITQRLELGQARHFVASFDRPNIQYRIVPKRNVRSQLIDFIRAEGEGASGIVYALSRKSVERTAEQLTASGIPALPYHAGLDAAVRAETQSRFLREDGLVIVATIAFGMGIDKPDVRFVAHIDMPKSVEGYYQETGRAGRDGEPSVTWLAYGLQDVIQQRRMIEDSPGDLAHRRRASQHLDAMLALCETVQCRRVNLLRYFGQAAQPCGNCDTCLEPPAIVDGTIPAQKLLSTIVRLERERGQRFGAGQIIDILRGTATARTRQHGHDSLSTWGIGADLGDQSWRGIVRQLLAQGLLASRGEYGVLGLTEASTGVLRGETTVMLRDEPERSPRVRSRRRDSALELEPAALELFEALREWRAGQAREQSVPAYIVFGDATLREIAAARPSDRAGLAGISGIGEKKLDRYGDAVLEVVSAHAALGA from the coding sequence ATGTCAGTGCGAGGGGCTACGGTGGGGGAGATGACTTCTCCCGCCGCCGACAGCCCCCTCGACGTCCTGCAGCGTGTCTTCGGATACGACGCGTTCCGCGGGCAGCAGGCGGAGATCGTCGAGCACGTCGCCGACGGCGGCGACGCCGTCGTGCTCATGCCCACGGGCGGCGGCAAGAGCCTGTGCTACCAGATCCCCGCGCTCCTGCGCGAGGGCACGGGAATCGTCGTCTCGCCGCTCATCGCCCTCATGCACGACCAGGTCGAGGCGCTGCGCGCCGTCGGCGTGCGCGCGGCCTACCTCAACTCAACCCAGTCGCCCGGGGAGCGCGCCGACGTCGAGCGCGCCTACCTCGCCGGCGAACTCGACCTGCTCTACGTCGCGCCCGAACGGCTCAGCTCCGAGCAGACCAAGCGCTTCCTCGGCGGCGGGCGCATCGCCCTGTTCGCGATCGACGAGGCGCACTGCGTCTCCCAGTGGGGCCACGACTTCCGCCCCGACTACCTCGCCCTCTCCGAGCTCGCCGAGCGCTGGCCCGACGTGCCGCGCATCGCGCTCACCGCGACGGCGACCGAGGCGACCCACGCCGAGATCACGCAGCGGCTCGAACTGGGGCAGGCGCGGCACTTCGTCGCGAGCTTCGACCGGCCGAACATCCAGTACCGCATCGTGCCCAAGCGCAACGTGCGCAGCCAGCTCATCGACTTCATCCGTGCCGAGGGCGAGGGGGCGTCGGGAATCGTCTACGCGCTCAGCCGCAAGAGCGTCGAGCGGACGGCCGAGCAGCTCACCGCAAGCGGCATCCCCGCGCTCCCGTATCACGCGGGTCTCGACGCTGCGGTGCGCGCCGAGACGCAATCGCGGTTCCTGCGCGAGGACGGCCTCGTGATCGTCGCGACAATCGCTTTCGGCATGGGCATCGACAAGCCCGACGTGCGCTTCGTCGCCCACATCGACATGCCGAAATCCGTCGAGGGCTACTACCAGGAGACCGGGCGCGCGGGCCGAGACGGCGAGCCGTCCGTCACGTGGCTCGCCTATGGACTGCAGGACGTCATCCAGCAGCGTCGCATGATCGAGGACTCGCCGGGCGACCTCGCGCACCGGCGCCGCGCCTCACAGCACCTCGACGCCATGCTCGCGCTGTGCGAGACGGTGCAGTGCCGCCGCGTGAACCTGCTGCGCTACTTCGGGCAGGCGGCGCAGCCGTGCGGCAATTGCGACACGTGCCTCGAGCCGCCCGCCATCGTCGACGGCACGATCCCGGCGCAGAAGCTGCTGTCCACGATCGTGCGGCTCGAGCGCGAACGCGGTCAGCGATTCGGCGCCGGGCAGATCATCGACATCCTTCGCGGCACCGCGACCGCGCGCACGCGCCAGCACGGACACGACAGCCTCAGCACATGGGGGATCGGCGCGGACCTCGGCGATCAGAGCTGGCGCGGCATCGTGCGGCAGCTGCTCGCGCAAGGGCTCCTCGCGAGCCGCGGGGAATACGGCGTGCTCGGGCTCACCGAGGCGAGCACGGGAGTGCTGCGCGGCGAGACGACGGTGATGCTGCGCGACGAGCCGGAGCGCAGCCCGCGCGTGCGGTCCCGCCGCCGGGACAGCGCGCTCGAGCTCGAGCCTGCCGCGCTCGAGCTGTTCGAGGCGCTCCGCGAGTGGCGGGCCGGGCAAGCGCGCGAGCAGTCCGTTCCCGCCTACATCGTCTTCGGCGACGCGACGCTGCGCGAGATCGCCGCGGCGCGACCGAGCGATCGAGCCGGTCTCGCCGGCATCAGCGGCATCGGCGAGAAGAAGCTCGACCGCTACGGCGACGCCGTTCTCGAGGTCGTGAGCGCTCACGCGGCGCTGGGCGCGTGA
- a CDS encoding SDR family oxidoreductase, whose translation MVRVVVFGGTGTVGRAVVAEAVSRGHSVVSVSRHRPRPGDADHVAGVEYHACDLYNSTTAQLDAIVAGSDAIVDSLDGVSTVAQAIFRIGAQQIADAAERASVSRVVLVSSVGCDQSTAEYFAAKTDQEGLYLDSSAPVTVVRFTVLFDMLHDFALRAAKWRIIPTSSRARFQPMNAHDVATVIVDALGDTGDDRVVSIGGPQIATARELTALWLRKTGRSAVMIPVPLFTAMGRYLRFGSNLVPDARVGTETFNEWLTAHSATRASAGRACPNGNHAPSAA comes from the coding sequence ATGGTCAGAGTCGTCGTTTTCGGCGGAACAGGAACGGTCGGCCGAGCCGTCGTCGCGGAAGCCGTCTCCCGCGGGCACTCCGTCGTGTCGGTGTCGCGGCATCGCCCCCGGCCGGGTGATGCCGATCACGTCGCCGGGGTCGAGTACCACGCGTGCGATCTCTACAACTCCACGACGGCGCAGCTCGACGCGATCGTCGCGGGCTCCGACGCCATCGTCGACAGTCTCGACGGGGTGTCGACGGTCGCGCAGGCGATCTTCCGCATCGGCGCTCAGCAGATCGCGGATGCCGCCGAGCGGGCGAGCGTGTCGCGCGTCGTGCTGGTCTCGAGCGTCGGCTGCGACCAGAGCACGGCGGAGTACTTCGCCGCGAAGACCGATCAGGAGGGGCTCTATCTCGACTCGAGCGCGCCGGTCACGGTCGTGCGGTTCACGGTGCTCTTCGACATGCTGCACGACTTCGCCCTGCGCGCGGCGAAGTGGCGCATCATCCCGACAAGCTCCCGCGCGCGCTTCCAGCCCATGAACGCGCACGATGTCGCGACGGTGATCGTCGACGCGCTCGGTGACACGGGAGACGATCGGGTCGTGTCGATCGGCGGTCCGCAGATCGCGACGGCCCGAGAGCTGACGGCGCTGTGGCTGCGCAAGACCGGCCGCTCCGCCGTCATGATCCCCGTGCCGCTGTTCACCGCCATGGGCCGCTACCTGCGGTTCGGCTCGAACCTCGTGCCCGATGCGCGCGTCGGCACCGAGACGTTCAACGAGTGGCTCACGGCGCACAGCGCGACGCGCGCCTCAGCGGGGCGCGCCTGCCCGAACGGCAATCACGCGCCCAGCGCCGCGTGA
- a CDS encoding acyl-CoA dehydrogenase family protein — protein sequence MVERVSNAHGDVEEVANVHEVVNTGPIRVPGGLRIKRAELAEKLLGSWPEIRRSARELAAKPEIQRIEGQSMDEHRARVFGQLKLLVEDGQVLRAFPKRLGGDEDAGGNIAGFEELVLADPSLQIKSGVQWGLFGAAVLHLGTQKHHDAFLPGIMSLEVPGAFAMTEIGHGSDVASIATTATYDAATQEFVINTPFKGAWKEFLGNAAKDGIAAVVFAQLITQGVNHGVHAFYVPIRDEQGQFLPGIGGEDDGLKGGLNGIDNGRLHFTDVRIPRDNLLNRYGDVAPDGTYSSPIASPGRRFFTMLGTLVQGRVSLDGAATTASALGLTIAIRYADQRRQFTAGSDTDEEVLLDYQRHQRRLLPRLAQTYAQTFAHDKLLRQFDEVFSGRADTDDDRQDLETLAAALKPLSTWHALDTLQECREACGGAGFMNANRFTSLRADLDVYVTFEGDNNVLLQLVAKRLLSDYSGKFRKADAGALARYVVGQAADRAYHGSGLRTLAQTLGDFGSTARSVGQLRETRVQRELLTDRVESMIAEIGQKLRHASKLSKADAAALFNSQQNALIEAARAHGELLQWEAFTEGLESIVDADTRRVITWLRDLFGLSLLERHLEWYLINGRLSGQRAQAVTAYIDRLVARLRPYAVELVDAFGFAPEHVRAPIATDGERQRQEEARAYYAALRESGEAPVDEKVLRDREKAAKKRQIA from the coding sequence ATGGTGGAACGAGTCTCGAACGCGCACGGCGACGTCGAGGAAGTCGCCAACGTTCACGAAGTCGTCAACACAGGGCCGATCCGCGTTCCGGGCGGCCTGCGCATCAAGCGGGCGGAGCTCGCCGAGAAGCTGCTCGGCAGCTGGCCCGAGATTCGCCGGTCGGCGAGGGAGCTCGCGGCGAAGCCCGAGATACAGCGCATCGAGGGCCAGTCGATGGACGAGCACCGCGCGCGCGTGTTCGGCCAGCTGAAGCTGCTCGTCGAGGACGGGCAAGTGCTGCGCGCCTTCCCGAAGCGGCTCGGCGGCGATGAGGACGCGGGCGGCAACATCGCCGGTTTCGAGGAGCTCGTGCTCGCGGATCCGTCGCTGCAGATCAAGTCGGGCGTGCAGTGGGGGCTGTTCGGCGCCGCCGTGCTGCACCTCGGCACGCAGAAGCACCACGACGCGTTCCTGCCCGGCATCATGTCGCTCGAGGTGCCCGGGGCGTTCGCGATGACCGAGATCGGCCACGGCTCCGACGTCGCGTCGATCGCGACGACGGCGACCTACGATGCCGCGACGCAGGAGTTCGTCATCAACACGCCGTTCAAGGGGGCGTGGAAGGAGTTCCTCGGCAACGCCGCGAAGGACGGCATCGCCGCCGTCGTGTTCGCCCAGCTCATCACACAGGGCGTCAACCACGGGGTGCACGCGTTCTACGTGCCCATCCGTGACGAGCAGGGCCAGTTCCTCCCCGGCATCGGCGGCGAGGACGACGGCCTCAAGGGCGGGCTCAACGGCATCGACAACGGCCGGCTGCACTTCACCGACGTGCGCATCCCGCGCGACAACCTGCTGAACCGGTACGGCGACGTCGCCCCGGACGGCACCTACTCCTCGCCCATCGCGAGCCCCGGCAGACGGTTCTTCACGATGCTCGGAACGCTCGTGCAGGGCCGCGTCTCCCTCGACGGCGCCGCGACGACGGCATCCGCCCTTGGCCTCACCATCGCGATCCGGTACGCCGACCAGCGCCGCCAGTTCACGGCCGGCTCCGACACCGATGAGGAAGTGCTGCTCGACTACCAGCGGCACCAGCGCCGGCTGCTGCCGCGGCTCGCGCAGACGTACGCGCAGACCTTCGCGCACGACAAGCTGCTGCGCCAGTTCGACGAGGTGTTCAGCGGGCGAGCGGACACCGACGACGACCGGCAGGACCTCGAGACGCTCGCCGCGGCGCTCAAGCCGTTGTCGACGTGGCACGCGCTCGACACCCTGCAGGAGTGCCGCGAGGCGTGCGGCGGGGCCGGCTTCATGAACGCGAACCGGTTCACGAGCCTGCGCGCCGACCTCGACGTGTACGTCACGTTCGAGGGCGACAACAACGTGCTGCTGCAGCTGGTCGCCAAGCGCCTGCTGTCGGACTACTCCGGCAAGTTCCGCAAGGCCGACGCGGGGGCGCTCGCCCGCTACGTCGTCGGCCAGGCCGCCGACCGCGCCTACCACGGCAGCGGACTGCGCACGCTCGCGCAGACGCTCGGCGACTTCGGCTCGACCGCCCGCTCGGTGGGGCAGCTGCGGGAGACGAGAGTGCAGCGCGAGCTGCTGACCGACCGGGTCGAGTCGATGATCGCCGAGATCGGTCAGAAGCTGCGGCACGCGAGCAAGCTGTCGAAGGCGGATGCCGCCGCGCTGTTCAACTCGCAGCAGAACGCGCTCATCGAGGCGGCGCGCGCCCACGGCGAGCTGCTGCAGTGGGAGGCGTTCACCGAGGGCCTCGAGTCGATCGTCGACGCGGACACGCGCCGGGTGATCACGTGGCTGCGTGACCTGTTCGGGCTCTCGCTGCTCGAGCGCCACCTCGAGTGGTACCTCATCAACGGCCGGCTCTCGGGCCAGCGCGCACAAGCGGTCACCGCGTACATCGACCGGCTCGTCGCACGACTGCGGCCCTACGCCGTCGAACTCGTCGACGCGTTCGGCTTCGCGCCCGAGCACGTGCGCGCGCCCATCGCCACCGACGGGGAGCGCCAGCGTCAGGAGGAGGCGCGCGCGTACTACGCGGCGCTGCGCGAGTCCGGCGAGGCGCCCGTGGACGAGAAGGTGCTGCGCGACCGCGAGAAGGCGGCGAAGAAGCGCCAGATCGCGTAG
- a CDS encoding SDR family oxidoreductase, which yields MNRIVIVGGHGKIALLLEKLLVDRGDEVVAVIRNPDHAADVEAAGATPFVLDIESGTVEQLTDAFTGADAVVFSAGAGAGSGAERKRTVDFGGSVKSAAAASLAGVHRFVQVSAIGVENEPDPMGDETWAAYVLAKREADDALRGSRLDWTIVRPGRLIDEPGTGFVDLAYSLPHGEIPRADVAAVIAELLAARGTVGRTFDLVSGNKTVADAVAAASA from the coding sequence ATGAACCGCATCGTCATCGTCGGCGGGCACGGCAAGATCGCGCTGCTGCTCGAGAAGCTGCTCGTCGACCGCGGCGACGAGGTCGTCGCCGTGATCCGCAACCCCGACCACGCCGCCGACGTCGAAGCAGCGGGGGCGACGCCGTTCGTTCTCGACATCGAGTCGGGCACGGTCGAGCAGCTCACCGACGCGTTCACGGGAGCTGACGCCGTCGTGTTCAGCGCGGGAGCGGGCGCGGGCTCCGGGGCGGAGCGCAAGCGCACCGTCGACTTCGGCGGCTCGGTCAAGTCGGCGGCCGCCGCGAGCCTCGCGGGCGTCCACCGCTTCGTGCAGGTCTCGGCGATCGGCGTCGAGAACGAGCCGGACCCGATGGGCGACGAGACGTGGGCGGCGTACGTTCTCGCGAAGCGCGAGGCCGACGACGCGTTGCGCGGCAGCCGGCTCGACTGGACGATAGTCCGGCCGGGCCGCCTCATCGACGAGCCGGGAACGGGCTTCGTCGATCTCGCGTACTCCCTGCCGCACGGGGAGATCCCGCGCGCTGACGTCGCCGCGGTCATCGCGGAGCTGCTCGCCGCCCGCGGGACCGTCGGGCGCACGTTCGACCTCGTGTCGGGCAACAAGACGGTGGCGGATGCCGTGGCTGCGGCATCCGCCTGA